A genome region from Numida meleagris isolate 19003 breed g44 Domestic line chromosome 14, NumMel1.0, whole genome shotgun sequence includes the following:
- the PGAM5 gene encoding serine/threonine-protein phosphatase PGAM5, mitochondrial isoform X1 translates to MSFRRALALAACGLAGGSVLFSAVAVGKQPARGDAEPRSGGSAAAPPAPAAPQGLLLLPPAASCPPGPGWIERPAGGGGFWDSNWDRREPLALINLKKKNEETGEEELSSRLEHCRARATRHIFLIRHSQYNLDGRADKDRTLTPLGREQAELTGHRLASLGLKFNQIIHSSMTRATETTEIISKYLPGVKKISTDLLREGAPIEPDPPVSHWKPEAVQYYEDGARIEAAFRNFIHRADVKQEEDSYEIFVCHANVIRYIVCRALQFPPEGWLRMSLNNGSITHLVIRPNGRVALRTLGDTGFMPPDKITRT, encoded by the exons ATGTCGTTCCGCCGCGCCCTGGCGCTGGCCGCCTGCGGGCTGGCCGGCGGCTCCGTGCTCTTCTCCGCCGTGGCCGTGGGCAAGCAGCCGGCCCGCGGGGACGCCGAGCCGCGCTCGGGGGGCTCCGCcgccgctccccccgcccccgccgcgccgcagggcttgctgctgctgccgcccgcCGCCTCCTGCCCGCCGGGCCCGGGATGGATCGAGCGGcccgcgggcggcggcggctTCTGGGACAGCAACTGGGACCG GCGCGAACCGCTGGCTCTCATCAACCTCAAAAAGAAGAATGAGGAGACGGGGGAAGAGGAGCTCAGCTCCCgcctggagcactgcagggcCAGGGCCACGCGCCACATCTTCCTCATCCGCCACTCGCAGTACAACCTGGACGGCCGCGCCGATAAGGACAGAACTCTGACCCCGCTTG gtCGAGAGCAGGCTGAACTGACGGGACACAGACTAGCAAGCTTGGGGTTAAAGTTCAATCAGATCATCCACTCCTCCATGACCAGAGCAACGGAAACAACTGAAATTATAAGCAAATATCTCCCAG GTGTCAAAAAAATTAGCACTGATCTGCTGAGAGAAGGAGCACCTATAGAGCCAGACCCTCCCGTCTCCCACTGGAAACCAGAAGCTGTG CAGTATTACGAAGACGGAGCTCGAATTGAGGCTGCATTTCGAAACTTCATTCATCGAGCTGATGtaaagcaggaggaagacagCTACGAGATCTTTGTGTGTCATGCCAATGTGATCCGCTACATTGTCTGCAG AGCGCTGCAGTTCCCCCCCGAAGGCTGGCTGCGAATGTCTCTTAACAATGGCAGCATCACCCACCTGGTGATACGGCCAAATGGGAGAGTGGCCCTTCGAACGCTGGGTGACACAGGTTTCATGCCTCCAGATAAAATCACGCGCACCTGA
- the PGAM5 gene encoding serine/threonine-protein phosphatase PGAM5, mitochondrial isoform X2, whose amino-acid sequence MSFRRALALAACGLAGGSVLFSAVAVGKQPARGDAEPRSGGSAAAPPAPAAPQGLLLLPPAASCPPGPGWIERPAGGGGFWDSNWDRREPLALINLKKKNEETGEEELSSRLEHCRARATRHIFLIRHSQYNLDGRADKDRTLTPLGREQAELTGHRLASLGLKFNQIIHSSMTRATETTEIISKYLPGVKKISTDLLREGAPIEPDPPVSHWKPEAVYYEDGARIEAAFRNFIHRADVKQEEDSYEIFVCHANVIRYIVCRALQFPPEGWLRMSLNNGSITHLVIRPNGRVALRTLGDTGFMPPDKITRT is encoded by the exons ATGTCGTTCCGCCGCGCCCTGGCGCTGGCCGCCTGCGGGCTGGCCGGCGGCTCCGTGCTCTTCTCCGCCGTGGCCGTGGGCAAGCAGCCGGCCCGCGGGGACGCCGAGCCGCGCTCGGGGGGCTCCGCcgccgctccccccgcccccgccgcgccgcagggcttgctgctgctgccgcccgcCGCCTCCTGCCCGCCGGGCCCGGGATGGATCGAGCGGcccgcgggcggcggcggctTCTGGGACAGCAACTGGGACCG GCGCGAACCGCTGGCTCTCATCAACCTCAAAAAGAAGAATGAGGAGACGGGGGAAGAGGAGCTCAGCTCCCgcctggagcactgcagggcCAGGGCCACGCGCCACATCTTCCTCATCCGCCACTCGCAGTACAACCTGGACGGCCGCGCCGATAAGGACAGAACTCTGACCCCGCTTG gtCGAGAGCAGGCTGAACTGACGGGACACAGACTAGCAAGCTTGGGGTTAAAGTTCAATCAGATCATCCACTCCTCCATGACCAGAGCAACGGAAACAACTGAAATTATAAGCAAATATCTCCCAG GTGTCAAAAAAATTAGCACTGATCTGCTGAGAGAAGGAGCACCTATAGAGCCAGACCCTCCCGTCTCCCACTGGAAACCAGAAGCTGTG TATTACGAAGACGGAGCTCGAATTGAGGCTGCATTTCGAAACTTCATTCATCGAGCTGATGtaaagcaggaggaagacagCTACGAGATCTTTGTGTGTCATGCCAATGTGATCCGCTACATTGTCTGCAG AGCGCTGCAGTTCCCCCCCGAAGGCTGGCTGCGAATGTCTCTTAACAATGGCAGCATCACCCACCTGGTGATACGGCCAAATGGGAGAGTGGCCCTTCGAACGCTGGGTGACACAGGTTTCATGCCTCCAGATAAAATCACGCGCACCTGA
- the ANKLE2 gene encoding ankyrin repeat and LEM domain-containing protein 2 has translation MDAILSRLKQLSPDELREEVVRAGLKCGPITSTTRFIFEKKLAQFLLEQQGTLEEEGAAWSEEPAGSAPSDGSHTTAGNHSHRGSVSDEVDFGYCVGLNPPEEEAVTHMNCSAPVCGAGYAGSQGSAQMPSRDPPLYYGVCPVYDDILARNERIHVYEDKKEALQAVKMIKGSRFKAFSNREDAEKFAKGICDYFPSPSKSSLCLSPMKTGSFTRDGLCSLEMETANKERANSYKSPRTQDLTAKLRKAVEKGDISTFSELIWSNPRYLIGSGDNPTVVQEGCRYNVMHVAAKENQAAICQLLLDTLENPEFMRLMYPDDDNTMLKNRIRYIVDLYLNTPDKMGFDTPLHFACKFGNSDVVNVLTSHPAIVKNPRNKYDQTPAEVVCERSKNKSAELKEKLREFLKGRYYVPLLRAEDNSSAPVIGAPWSPDQTDENPQAALPKYMGSPKDPVLSIRAFAGPMSPSKAEEFRRLWKTPPRERAGFFHNVRKSDLERGVERVGRELAHELGFPWVEYWEFLGCFVDLSSQEGLRKLEEYLSHREMSEKAQQETGENETCNRYKTPHPSGKSKKCCNSISVGAFLDEDDDDMSLEEIKNRQNAARNNSPPVVLKEPRINAIGDAECEILSMERTRNIIETSAQPRHYEKGFSSSKNGFCNPVASERIIGDRKHVHDGEDCLVSPVCNLTSEFESLTFQQQVGAGESNNSSEKTKERILPERTSQVRMSKEQLDKTCYAVSLASSSEPSVTGKPGETKLRTEHKMPSERERLSVDSGIQANEAQQCQEPPSQKFLLKTSPMNDNSKKLFLLGEHPSKLDSDVLAAIEAVQIDPQKYPAIYRWKHEVQSYSSSDRQSWPSPALKGRFRSQSTAAGPPNASVYSSPGRNSPLTGSPGKHGSAASFSPDLGSPGRYSPACVNHSMLKLRYFSEPPPH, from the exons ATGGATGCGATATTATCCCGCTTGAAGCAGCTCAGCCCCGATGAGCTTAGAGAAGAAGTTGTAAGAGCAGGGCTGAAGTGTGGGCCCATCACCTCGACTACCAGgtttatctttgaaaaaaaattggctcAGTTTTTACTGGAGCAGCAGGGAACATTGGAAGAAGAAGGGGCTGCGTGGTCAGAGGAGCCTGCTGGGAGCGCCCCATCTGATGGCAGCCACACTACTGCAGGGAATCACAGCCATCGTGGAAGCGTGTCCGACGAGGTTGACTTTGGGTACTGTGTTGGTCTGAACCCTCCGGAGGAAGAAGCTGTGACACACATGAACTGCTCAGCTCCGGTCTGTGGGGCGGGATATGCTGGTTCTCAAGGCAGTGCTCAGATGCCGTCCAGGGATCCTCCGCTGTACTACGGCGTTTGCCCGGTCTATGATGACATACTGGCAAGAAATG agagAATACATGTTTATGAAGATAAAAAGGAAGCTCTCCAAGCTGTTAAGATGATTAAGGGTTCACGTTTTAAAGCGTTTTCAAACAGAGAAGATGCTGAGAAATTTGCTAAAGGAATCTGTGATTACTTTCCATCTCCAAGCAAGTCCTCTTTGTGTTTGTCTCCGATGAAAACAGGATCATTTACCAGAG ATGGGTTATGCTCACTTGAGATGGAAACTGCTAACAAGGAGAGGGCCAACAGTTACAAAAGTCCACGTACCCAGGATCTTACTGCTAAGCTTCGGAAAGCTGTGGAGAAAGGAGATATATCAACATTTTCAGAACTGATTTGGAGTAACCCTCGCTATCTTATTGGATCTGGAGACAATCCAACAGTTgtacag gaagggTGCAGGTACAATGTCATGCACGTTGCTGCCAAGGAGAACCAGGCTGCTATCTGCCAGCTATTACTGGACACTTTGGAAAATCCTGAATTTATGCGGCTGATGTATCCGGACGATGATAACACAATGCTAAAGAATCGCATCCGATACATTGTTGACCTTTACCTTAACACACCTGATAAAATG GGATTTGATACTCCATTGCATTTTGCCTGCAAGTTTGGGAATTCAGACGTTGTTAATGTGCTTACCTCACACCCAGCTATTGTAAAAAACCCAAGGAACAAATATGATCAAACTCCAGCAGAA GTAGTTTGCGAGAGAAGCAAGAATAAATCTGcagaattgaaagaaaaactaagagAGTTTTTGAAAG GTCGATACTATGTACCacttctgagagcagaagaTAATTCCTCAGCTCCTGTGATAGGTGCACCGTGGTCACCGGATCAGACAGATGAGAATCCCCAGGCAGCTTTACCTAAATACATGGGCAGCCCCAAAGATCCAGTCTTGTCTATACGAGCTTTTGCAGGGCCCATGAGTCCCTCCAAG gctgaAGAATTTCGCAGGCTGTGGAAGACTCCACCCCGAGAGAGGGCTGGCTTCTTTCACAACGTCAGGAAATCTGATCTGGAAAGAGGTGTTGAAAGAGTTGGAAG gGAGTTAGCTCATGAACTGGGGTTCCCGTGGGTTGAATACTGGGAATTTCTGGGCTGTTTTGTTGATCTGTCTTCCCAGGAGGGGTTGCGAAAATTAGAAGAGTACCTGAGTCATCGGGAAATGAGCGAAAAGGCTCAGCAAGAAACAGGGGAAAATGAAACCTGCAACAGATATAAAACGCCACATCCTTCTG GCAAGAGTAAAAAGTGCTGCAATTCTATTTCTGTTGGAGCGTTTTTggatgaggatgatgatgaCATGAGcttagaagaaattaaaaacagacaaaatgcaGCACGGAACAACAGCCCACCCGTTGTGCTGAAGGAACCCCGCATCAATGCTATCGGAGACGCTGAGTGTGAGATCTTGTCCATGGAGCGTACCAGAAACATCATAGAAACATCAGCTCAGCCCAGGCACTACGAGAAGGGGTTTTCTTCCAGCAAAAATGGATTTTGTAACCCTGTGGCCAGTGAAAGGATAATTGGTGACAGAAAGCACGTGCATGATGGAGAAGATTGCCTTGTATCGCCTGTTTGCAATTTAACGTCAGAATTTGAAAGCTTAACATTCCAACAACAGGTGGGTGCAGGAGAATCaaacaacagcagtgaaaaaacCAAGGAGAGAATTCTGCCTGAAAGAACAAGCCAGGTTAGAATGTCCAAAGAGCAGCTGGATAAGACCTGCTATGCGGTTTCACTGGCAAGTTCTTCTGAGCCAAGTGTTACAGGTAAACCTGGAGAGACCAAGTTAAGGACAGAACATAAAATGCCATCAGAAAGGGAGAGATTGTCCGTGGATTCTGGAATCCAGGCTAATGAGGCACAACAGTGTCAAGAACCTCCTTCCcagaaatttcttttgaagacTTCACCCATGAACGACAACtctaagaaattatttctgcttgg GGAGCATCCATCAAAGCTGGACAGTGACGTCTTAGCAGCTATCGAAGCAGTGCAGATTGATCCACAGAAGTACCCTGCTATTTACAGATGGAAACACGAGGTGCAGTCCTACTCTTCATCTGACAGGCAAAG ttGGCCAAGTCCAGCACTGAAAGGAAGATTCAGGtcccaaagcacagctgctggcCCACCAAATGCTTCAGTGTATTCTAGTCCAGGAAGAAACAGTCCCCTGACGGGAAGTCCAGGGAAACATGGCAGTGCTGCCTCGTTCTCTCCAGACCTTGGGAGCCCTGGCCGCTACAGCCCCGCCTGCGTCAACCACTCGATGTTAAAACTGCGCTATTTTTCAGAGCCTCCTCCCCACTAA